The proteins below come from a single Vicinamibacterales bacterium genomic window:
- a CDS encoding Rne/Rng family ribonuclease codes for MNKEMIISSGAHDTRVAILEDDQVVEIFIERENQRGVVGNIYKGRVSKVLPGMQSSFVDIGLERDAFLYVTEVVNTVEEFEKLAGDEEDSDSLRADGDANLVGTAPDPLRAEGAGPEQSPAPAKTPERRGRDRDRDRDKEPPQAKIEDLLKEGQEVLVQVVKEPLGTKGARLTSHVTMPGRFLVFMPTVDHVGVSRKIESREERSRLRGIVRQFREQHGFTGGVIIRTAAAGRSEADIVSDLSYFHEIWTQVRSKMENRRPPAVLFQEQSLVTKLLRDMLTDDYTAIRLDDEAEYRRVTQLVERIMPSLLPRVKLYTKDYPIFEEYGIQAEIDKALRPKVWLKSGGYLVINPTEALVAIDVNTGRYVGKKSSGRLEDTIVKTNLEAVKEIVRQIRLRDLGGIIVLDLIDMEEKKNRQRVFQEVEKELRKDRSPSKALQVSDFGLVIVTRKRVKQSLERQLTEPCPYCSGSGSIKSSATICFEILTELKKVGQDLDGHGVLLRVNPDIARALKEEESAVLRELQQVLGRPVTIRPDAHLHHEQFDVMAI; via the coding sequence ATGAACAAGGAGATGATCATCTCCTCGGGCGCGCACGACACGCGCGTGGCGATTCTCGAGGACGATCAGGTCGTCGAGATCTTCATCGAGCGCGAGAATCAGCGCGGCGTGGTCGGCAACATCTACAAGGGCCGCGTGTCCAAGGTCCTCCCGGGCATGCAGTCGTCGTTCGTCGACATCGGGCTCGAGCGGGACGCGTTTCTCTACGTCACTGAAGTCGTCAACACCGTCGAGGAGTTCGAGAAGCTCGCCGGTGACGAGGAGGACTCCGACTCCCTTCGCGCTGACGGTGACGCGAACCTCGTCGGGACCGCGCCCGACCCGCTTCGCGCCGAGGGGGCGGGACCCGAGCAAAGTCCCGCGCCGGCCAAGACGCCCGAGCGGCGAGGCCGCGACCGTGACCGCGATCGGGACAAGGAGCCGCCGCAGGCCAAAATCGAGGACCTTCTCAAGGAAGGGCAGGAAGTCCTCGTCCAGGTCGTCAAGGAGCCGCTCGGCACCAAGGGCGCGCGGCTGACGTCCCACGTCACGATGCCGGGGCGCTTCCTGGTCTTCATGCCGACCGTCGATCACGTCGGCGTGTCGCGCAAGATCGAGTCGCGCGAGGAGCGCAGCCGGCTGCGCGGCATCGTCCGGCAGTTCCGCGAGCAGCACGGCTTCACCGGCGGCGTGATCATCCGCACCGCGGCCGCCGGACGCTCCGAGGCCGACATCGTCAGCGACCTGTCGTACTTCCACGAGATCTGGACGCAGGTGCGCAGCAAGATGGAGAACCGCCGTCCGCCGGCGGTGCTGTTCCAGGAGCAGAGCCTCGTCACCAAGCTCCTGCGCGACATGCTGACCGACGACTACACCGCCATCCGGCTGGACGACGAGGCCGAGTACCGCCGGGTGACGCAGCTGGTCGAGCGGATCATGCCGTCGCTGCTGCCGCGGGTGAAGCTCTACACCAAGGACTACCCGATCTTCGAGGAATACGGCATCCAGGCGGAGATCGACAAGGCGCTCCGCCCCAAGGTGTGGCTGAAATCGGGCGGCTACCTGGTGATCAATCCGACCGAGGCGCTGGTCGCGATCGACGTCAACACCGGCCGCTACGTCGGCAAGAAGTCCAGCGGCCGGCTCGAAGACACCATCGTCAAGACCAACCTGGAAGCGGTGAAGGAAATCGTCCGGCAGATCCGGCTGCGCGATCTCGGCGGCATCATCGTGCTCGACCTGATCGACATGGAGGAGAAGAAGAACCGGCAGCGGGTCTTCCAGGAGGTCGAGAAGGAGCTGCGCAAGGATCGCTCGCCGTCCAAGGCGCTGCAGGTGTCGGATTTCGGCCTGGTGATCGTCACGCGCAAGCGCGTGAAGCAGAGCCTCGAGCGTCAGCTCACCGAGCCCTGCCCGTATTGCTCCGGGTCAGGCTCGATCAAGTCGAGCGCGACGATCTGCTTCGAGATCCTGACCGAGCTGAAGAAGGTGGGGCAGGACCTCGACGGACACGGCGTGCTGCTGCGGGTGAACCCGGACATCGCCCGGGCGCTGAAGGAAGAGGAGAGCGCGGTGCTGCGCGAACTGCAGCAGGTGCTCGGCCGGCCCGTGACGATCCGCCCGGATGCACACCTGCATCACGAACAGTTCGATGTCATGGCTATTTAG